From one Triticum aestivum cultivar Chinese Spring chromosome 4B, IWGSC CS RefSeq v2.1, whole genome shotgun sequence genomic stretch:
- the LOC123093275 gene encoding uncharacterized protein codes for MAAVLCAQDGCDHLNCHDGPFLVAFAGSNELERTMFASFYSSEAAEWSKMISIENPNATSAMEETGHTAVVGNKVYFPRESSRRIVVYDVGEQELSAINLQDQPCGKLMGEEDGALVFASMGDSKLYLRLMEDGPNGVVARGQRRVVELQTSLPPSALSSTYWMVRKTFVSGGPSLVGFASGAGVIFLNTEAGLFTIEVCSGQTKKVHRKMFVQTVIPYVSFYSREHVRIVMPLQSKRGCGDHPHESDTILHDHVGDGMPLP; via the exons ATGGCCGCGGTGCTCTGCGCCCAGGATGGCTGCGACCACCTGAACTGCCACGACGGTCCCTTCCTCGTGGCCTTCGCGGGCTCCAATGAGTTAGAGAGGACCATGTTCGCCTCCTTCTACTCATCCGAGGCTGCCGAGTGGAGCAAAATGATCTCCATTGAGAACCCGAATGCCACCAGTGCCATGGAGGAAACAGGGCACACTGCGGTTGTGGGAAACAAAGTCTATTTCCCCCGCGAATCGAGCAGAAGAATAGTGGTGTATGACGTGGGCGAGCAAGAACTTTCGGCGATCAATTTGCAGGACCAGCCATGCGGTAAACTCATGGGGGAGGAGGACGGCGCACTGGTGTTTGCGAGTATGGGGGATTCTAAACTCTATTTGCGGTTAATGGAGGATGGTCCCAATGGAGTTGTGGCAAGGGGGCAACGCAGGGTCGTTGAGCTTCAAACATCGCTCCCTCCTAGTGCCCTCTCGAGCACATACTGGATGGTACGCAAAACCTTCGTGAGTGGTGGACCCTCGCTGGTTGGTTTCGCGAGCGGTGCTGGTGTCATCTTCCTCAATACAGAAGCTGGCCTGTTCACAATTGAGGTCTGTTCTGGCCAAACAAAGAAGGTACACAGAAAGATGTTCGTCCAGACAGTCATACCCTATGTGAGCTTCTACAGTCGAG AACATGTCAGGATCGTAATGCCACTGCAATCAAAACGTGGTTGTGGTGATCATCCACATGAATCGGACACTATTTTGCATG ATCACGTTGGGGACGGGATGCCACTGCCATGA
- the LOC123093278 gene encoding uncharacterized protein encodes MATGSRAPRRRRPRSPPTLIDDLVREIFLSVPVDDPVTIVRGAAGCRSWRSMLSAPDFARDYRRARSASPVLGFLHNTTSEPEDRFASSHFVPTAAFRFRPPAYEDLSRWDVLDSRHGLALLHAPKSKRNKGFVACDLVTGQRWEFGDPECHNVMWWPHGDHMDKRIRCSATVLCAKARCDQLDCHGDGGPFRVALVGTDYRNLRSYATVYSSETREWRDTISVHNLDFVNGRGNSAVVGNKVYVQCVESDKVVEYNMHEQKLSLITLPFEDQEGIDESIDLMGVDDGSLLFASVLKAKLCLWTMEAGPGGAAGWARRWAIELKPSLPARFLTDKANMLVGFAEGVGVIFLSTRAGLYAIELNSGKGNRVHKGFFDKIIPYRSFCTRAIGGLADLARAVSRRTGASVLEQ; translated from the exons ATGGCGACCGGCTCGCGTGCGCCGcgacgccgccgcccccgctcgcCGCCGACGCTGATCGACGACCTCGTGCGCGAGATCTTCCTGAGCGTACCCGTGGACGACCCCGTGACCATcgtccgcggcgccgccggctGCAGGAGCTGGCGCAGCATGCTGTCCGCCCCCGACTTCGCCCGCGACTACCGCAGGGCCCGCAGTGCGTCGCCCGTGCTGGGCTTCCTCCACAACACCACCAGCGAACCGGAGGATCGCTTCGCCTCCTCCCACTTCGTCCCCACCGCGGCCTTCCGCTTCCGCCCCCCGGCGTACGAGGACCTCTCCCGCTGGGACGTCCTCGACTcccgccatggcctcgccctccTCCACGCCCCCAAGAGCAAGAGGAACAAGGGCTTCGTTGCCTGCGACCTCGTCACCGGCCAGCGGTGGGAATTCGGCGACCCCGAGTGCCACAACGTCATGTGGTGGCCGCACGGCGATCACATGGACAAGCGCATACGCTGTAGTGCCACGGTGCTCTGCGCCAAGGCCCGATGTGACCAGCTCGACTGCCATGGCGATGGCGGCCCTTTCCGCGTGGCCTTGGTGGGCACCGACTATAGAAACTTGAGATCCTACGCCACCGTCTACTCATCAGAGACTCGTGAGTGGAGGGACACCATCTCTGTTCACAACCTGGATTTCGTCAATGGCAGGGGGAACAGTGCTGTTGTGGGAAATAAGGTCTATGTCCAATGTGTAGAGAGTGACAAAGTCGTGGAGTACAACATGCATGAGCAAAAACTATCACTGATCACCCTGCCATTTGAGGACCAGGAGGGGATCGACGAGAGCATTGACCTCATGGGGGTGGACGACGGCAGTCTGCTCTTTGCATCCGTGCTGAAGGCTAAACTCTGCCTATGGACTATGGAGGCTGGTCCCGGCGGAGCTGCGGGGTGGGCGCGACGCTGGGCTATCGAGCTCAAACCATCGCTCCCTGCTCGTTTCCTCACAGACAAGGCAAATATGCTGGTTGGCTTTGCTGAAGGTGTTGGTGTCATCTTCCTGAGTACAAGGGCGGGGCTGTACGCAATTGAGCTCAATTCAGGCAAAGGCAACAGGGTTCACAAAGGGTTTTTTGATAAGATCATACCCTACAGGAGCTTCTGCACTAGAG CAATAGGGGGGCTGGCCGACCTCGCACGCGCAGTTAGCCGGCGTACAGGAGCTTCTGTACTAGAG CAATAG